The following nucleotide sequence is from Pseudomonadales bacterium.
TTAGCCACACACCGAGTTACTTCATTAGCTGATCATTGATCGCATAAATAACGTTTAAACTTAAGAGAAATACCACGATCGGAACAAATTTGTTTAATGTCGCAACAATCGCCGGGGGGTTAGCCTTGGTATAAGCACTAGAGGTATGCAGGGCCGCCACAAACTTCGTTAACCAGAGATAAACTACCGTCGCACCAAGGCCATTCAATAGCCACGCCAGCACCACATCTTTTGCCCAATAATCCTGCTGATAAACAAAAATCATGACCGCCATGGGCGGCTCTAAAAATAACAGCCCTTTATCAATTCCTGACAGCAAACCGGTATCGTTCGGGTCAGGCGTTATAAATGTGTAGGCAATACCAAGGTAGAGCCAGAAAAACGTGAAGATCGCCAATACACAGGCGGCGGTGGAATGTCCTGCCTGAATCGCCAGAACCAGACAGATGGCATGCGGTAATGCGCCGACAAGCAATAACAGTAACCCCCCAATTTTCGGCGGCAGCATTTTGATAGATAAACCGATAAAAATACCACAAACCAGATAGATACTGGTTAATGCCAGCATAACAACGTTGAATTGATGCATTGTTTCTCCCCGCCAAGATTTCTATTTATTGTAAAAGTAGATGACTAAAAGCTTTCGCCCTAAGGTTATCTATTAAACGAACAAGCCTACGCCTCCCCTCAACAAATGGCTCACGAAACCCAAAACCACCGATGATTTAGCTTCAGAAGTAAAATTCTGGCAAAAAAAGGCCAGCACAAGGCTGGCCTTTCATTTCTTAGCTACGTTTCTATTAGAAGCTGTACTTCACATTCAGGCCATAATAGCGAGGGTCGCGATAAGTGACTTCATTGCAACCACACAAAGTTGCTAGATCGAAGCCGATATTACCGGCGCGTTCATCCGTTAAGTTTCTAGCTATAAGTGCCACTTCCCAGTTTTCTTCGCCATCCATCCAGCTAAGACGCGCATTCGAAATAGTATAGCTGTCAAATTTATCAGCGTCGAAATTACGTAGGTTGTAGAAGAACTCATCAGAGTATGTTACATCACCCTGAATAGCCATTGTGCCACCCAAAGCACTCCACTGATAACGAACCAACGCCGTAGCCTGAACTTCAGGTGCATAGGTGGGATTACGATCTTTGGGTGGTATCGGCGTTCCGATACGCAAGGGAACATCTTCTACCGTTGCATCTAACCATGCAGCACTGAGAAGAATATCCCAGCCTTCACCCGGTGACATCTGAAGTTCCAGTTCAACCCCTTTATTCTCAGCATCAGCATTTACCACCACGCCACTCACGCCTGTAAACAAAAAGGCTTGGTAGTCTTTGTAATCATAGTAGAATGCCGTGCCGTTAAAGCGTGCAAGTCCATCAAAAATAGTTGCTTTAAAGCCAACTTCAAAGGAGGTCAAAATCTCTTCTTCGTACGGTAGAGTGCTATCCGGAAAAGGTAAACCACCTGCTATCGGAGCATTAAAACTGCCTGCTTTCACTCCACGGTTGATGCCGGCATAAATCAGTAAATCATCGGTCGGCCGCCAGTCTAATTGAATCTTTCCCGCCCATAAATCATCGCTGGAATCATCCTTGAAGGGTGCGGGTCGCGCCGGAAATAAGACCGGTCCGTTATTTACCTGATCTGTTCCCAGAGACGCGAAAAACAACTGATTCATTTCATAATCTTTATCTTCACGCATTAGACGCAAACCGGTAATCAACGTCAGTTCTTCATTCAGGTCATATTCAATCTGACCAAAAATTGAATAGGAGTCGGTTTCCATTTCGGCGATTGTACCGATATCAACACCACTTATAGGAAAACCTCCAAACAATGCGGGTAGGCTATTTGCTGGCCCTTTTAAGCCGTTGTCCGATTCGTTATCGATATTCAGGTAGAAAAAACCAACTACGCACCTAGCTCTGGAAGTTGATCAAGATGATGCGGTGCAACCGGTCCCCTTGAGCAAAGATGGCGATGCTCGGTGGGTTAAGAAGGCGGGTCGTTTTTATCTAGGCTATAAACTCCACGCCAGCAGTGATGAGGAAGGGTATATAGAGACGGTGCATGTGACGGCAGCCAATGCGCATGAGAGTCGGCACCTGGCACCGTTACTGGATGAGGCAACACCAGGCACACAGGTATTGGCTGACAAGGGGTATGCCAGTGCGGCGAAGCGGGATGAGTTGGCTGATCGAGGATTAGGTGATGGGATTATGCATAAGGCGGTGAGAGGCAAGCCGCTCACGACGGCGCAACAACAAGCGAATCGAGCGATTAAAGCAAAACGCTGGGTGATTGAACAAAGCTTTGGCACCTTAAAGCGGCGCTTCCGGTTCTGCAAAGCCAACTATTTTGGGCGGGAAAAAGTGTTGGGGCAAAGTTATCTGAAAGCGATGTGCCTGAACTTACTCAAGGCCAGTAATAAGGTGTGTTATGGCTGAGGTTTTGCAGGTGAAATCCGTCCGGAATTCGGATATTCAACGGCACTGAGAGTGTTCCTGTACAAAATGGCTCGAAATTTGATGCTTTCATGGAAAAAGCGGGTATTTTTCGTTTATCGCAAAGGTCTCAGTTTACGAATTAAACGGAGCCAGTAAAAGAACGCCTATGAATTTTTTAATGAGTGGCGATAGTTGGTCAAAACTATCGCCACCAGTAATAACATCCAACCTGGCTACGAGAAATAATCATTGTAATTTATCTCAAAGCAATTGCGTCATACTGACTCACCCGTAAAAGTAACTAACGGTTAGCGTTCAACCAGGCTTCTGCCCGCGCCTTATGTTGAGGCAGGAGTGATCGTTTCTTATAAGCTGCCGTCATATCGTCCAGCTCTGCCTGCATCGCACCACTGGCGGCCTTCTGTAGAATTGACGGCTCCATAAACTGCGGGGACAGACAGTTGTGCCCATTGAAGTACTGATGAATATATGTCGCACGCTCCACCTGAAAGTCAATCGCCAGACTATTCATCTCACCGAGACCCGGTGCGCTGTTGCAGTCGCCTCGCCAATAGGGATAGAAACGCGTTTGCCATATTTTCCAAAAATCACCCTTTTTATCATAGAATTCACCCTGGTAGTAAAAGGGGTAATCGGCATCCATGTACAACACCTTCTTGCTATAGGGGTGATAATCCGGAGGCGTTCCCTCAATCACAAACACTTCGCGTGGTTGCCACTTGGTAGCGATCGGATTCCAGTGTGGTGCCTCATCGACATTAACAATGTTGTCAATCTTACCCTTTTTCAGATAATTTCCATCTGGCGCATTGACCACCGCTAGAATATGGCGCTTCTCTACACACTTCCACGCCTTGTAGAAACCAGGGTAACCTGTTACACCACCGCTGTCATCGTTGAGCAGGTCCATCTTGGGCTGCGGATCAACCCAGGACTTGCCTCCCGCCGTACGCCGTACGCGACGCAACGAGCGAACATAGACATAGCCATCATCCGCCGAGGCATCATTGTATTGACGTGTAAATACCCCGATACCGGCGATATCGTAGGGCTCGGTCAGCACCAACAGAAAGCGCAAATGCTCATTATCGCGTCCCGGCAATCTCTGCTCACCGCGAACACGGCCTTCCCAACGCATTACACCATTATGCGCCAGGAATCTGTCGATATTCCCGCGTTCCTTGTCCTGAATGAATACTTCGCCTGTAGCAATCCAGTCATCGCCGCGAACAGGGTTAGCCATATAGTTGTTATAGGCGAGCTTCCATCCACAGCTCTGATCTTCAACACTGACATCCTGATTCGGGAATGGTACGCCTGCAACATAGCCCTCCAGTTTATTGTCGGCACTCAAGCTTGTCTTGCCAACATTCGCCTGGGTAGCTTCAGCCAGTTTTGGGTCAAACTCCAATTCGTTACTGTGCTCAAGTTCTAGGGTCAGGCCATAGTCTCGCACCCACATCTCGGTCCGTTCCGTCAGCAGATCCTTGATCTTGTGTCCTTCAAAGGTATCCTCGTAAATATT
It contains:
- a CDS encoding TonB-dependent receptor; protein product: MNIDNESDNGLKGPANSLPALFGGFPISGVDIGTIAEMETDSYSIFGQIEYDLNEELTLITGLRLMREDKDYEMNQLFFASLGTDQVNNGPVLFPARPAPFKDDSSDDLWAGKIQLDWRPTDDLLIYAGINRGVKAGSFNAPIAGGLPFPDSTLPYEEEILTSFEVGFKATIFDGLARFNGTAFYYDYKDYQAFLFTGVSGVVVNADAENKGVELELQMSPGEGWDILLSAAWLDATVEDVPLRIGTPIPPKDRNPTYAPEVQATALVRYQWSALGGTMAIQGDVTYSDEFFYNLRNFDADKFDSYTISNARLSWMDGEENWEVALIARNLTDERAGNIGFDLATLCGCNEVTYRDPRYYGLNVKYSF
- a CDS encoding transposase produces the protein MQPVPLSKDGDARWVKKAGRFYLGYKLHASSDEEGYIETVHVTAANAHESRHLAPLLDEATPGTQVLADKGYASAAKRDELADRGLGDGIMHKAVRGKPLTTAQQQANRAIKAKRWVIEQSFGTLKRRFRFCKANYFGREKVLGQSYLKAMCLNLLKASNKVCYG
- a CDS encoding DUF1329 domain-containing protein, with translation MLFKSMRKSAFYVGFGVCLASLTFGAQAKELPEGTVISKANLDNIYEDTFEGHKIKDLLTERTEMWVRDYGLTLELEHSNELEFDPKLAEATQANVGKTSLSADNKLEGYVAGVPFPNQDVSVEDQSCGWKLAYNNYMANPVRGDDWIATGEVFIQDKERGNIDRFLAHNGVMRWEGRVRGEQRLPGRDNEHLRFLLVLTEPYDIAGIGVFTRQYNDASADDGYVYVRSLRRVRRTAGGKSWVDPQPKMDLLNDDSGGVTGYPGFYKAWKCVEKRHILAVVNAPDGNYLKKGKIDNIVNVDEAPHWNPIATKWQPREVFVIEGTPPDYHPYSKKVLYMDADYPFYYQGEFYDKKGDFWKIWQTRFYPYWRGDCNSAPGLGEMNSLAIDFQVERATYIHQYFNGHNCLSPQFMEPSILQKAASGAMQAELDDMTAAYKKRSLLPQHKARAEAWLNANR